Within the Bradyrhizobium cosmicum genome, the region CCTGGCCGCCGAAAGCTTCCACCAGGAACGCTTTTGCCGCTTCGATGTCGGGCACCGTGATGCCGATATGATTGACGCCGCGAATGACGGGTGCGTTCATGACAGTCTCCTTCGATTTATTCGATCCGCCCGGCCCGACACGGCGCGGGCGCTGAGTTTCAATTGGCCTTGAGGAAATCGATCAGGGCGGTTGCGACTTCATCCGGCCGCTCGTCCGCGACATAGTGGCTGCACCGCGCGATCGAGCCGCCCCTCACATCGGTGGCGAACTCCTTGAGCATCGGCACCATCTGCGCACCGAACCGCTGGTCTCCGCCGAGGCCAAGCACAGGTCGCGAGCGGCTGCTTCTTGTATTCCAGCGCGGCCGCATGGTCAGCGGCGAAGGCGCGGTACCACTCCATGCCGCCGCGCGTGCGGCCAGGAAGCGCCATCGCCTTGGCGTAGATCTCGATGTCCGCCGGATTGAAGCTGCTGTGATCGTAAAACCGCTCTGCCATGAAGGCCGACAGATAGTCATATTCACGGCCATAAAGCAGGCGCTCGGGCAGGTCCCGGCTCATATGGAAGCCGAAATGCCAGAGCCTTGCGGCCGTCGCCTCCCATCCAGTCCAGCCGGGAAGCGGAACGTCGAGGACGGCCAGGTGGGTAACAGCCTTCCGATGGATGGCGGCCTGCGGCAAGGCGACCATTCCGCCGATGTCATGACCGCACACGGCGTAGCGTTCGTGCCCAAGGGCAACCATCACTTCATGCGCGT harbors:
- a CDS encoding alpha/beta fold hydrolase produces the protein MIATLKGFTQQLVPVNGIKINAVTGGSGPPILLLHGWPETWWEWHKVMPLLADDFSVVAMDLRGAGFSDCPLDGYDKATMARDAHEVMVALGHERYAVCGHDIGGMVALPQAAIHRKAVTHLAVLDVPLPGWTGWEATAARLWHFGFHMSRDLPERLLYGREYDYLSAFMAERFYDHSSFNPADIEIYAKAMALPGRTRGGMEWYRAFAADHAAALEYKKQPLATCAWPRRRPAVRCADGADAQGVRHRCEGRLDRAVQPLCRGRAAG